In Effusibacillus lacus, the sequence AAAGCTTCTTTTCTGATAGAATAAGGACAGAGCAAAAAAACTGGCAGGGGGATCGCATATGATTAAAAAGTTTCGTGCGTTGTGGGTTGAGAAGACAGAAGATTCTTTCTCGGTAAGCGTAAAAGAGTTGGGGCTTTCGGATCTGCCGGAAGGAGACGTTACCATCCGGGTTGCTTATTCGAGCGTGAACTACAAAGATGGGCTTGCCTGCATCCCAAATGGCAAGATTGTAAGATCCTATCCCTTTATTCCCGGCATCGACCTGGCTGGCACTGTGGTGGACTCGAAGGACAGCCGGTTCAAAGAAGGGGATCAGGTGGTTATTACCGGGTATGAATTGGGTGTTGCCCACTTTGGCGGATTCAGCGAATATGCCCGGGTCCCGGCCGATTGGGTGGTGCCGCTGCCGAAAGGGCTGAGCCTGAAAGAAGCAATGGCCATCGGAACGGCGGGATTCACAGCCGCACTCTCCGTGCAGCGGCTGGAAGACAACGGACTCAACCCTGAGCGCGGGCCTGTGATCGTGACAGGTGCCACAGGCGGTGTCGGAAGCACGGCGGTTGCCATGTTGGCAGGCCTTGGCTATCACGTCGCAGCCAGCACCGGCAAGGCGTCAGAGCATGAATACTTACATACGCTGGGTGCCAAAGAGATCCTGGGCCGGGAA encodes:
- a CDS encoding NADPH:quinone oxidoreductase family protein; this encodes MIKKFRALWVEKTEDSFSVSVKELGLSDLPEGDVTIRVAYSSVNYKDGLACIPNGKIVRSYPFIPGIDLAGTVVDSKDSRFKEGDQVVITGYELGVAHFGGFSEYARVPADWVVPLPKGLSLKEAMAIGTAGFTAALSVQRLEDNGLNPERGPVIVTGATGGVGSTAVAMLAGLGYHVAASTGKASEHEYLHTLGAKEILGREEVTDTSRPLQKERWAGAVDPVGGKTLAYLLSTTKYGGSVAVSGLTGGTDLATTVFPFILRGVNLLGIDSVYCPMDVRLKLWERLASDLKPANLLDQIGYEISLEELPDTVGKILKGEVRGRTVVRLEA